Proteins encoded within one genomic window of Eublepharis macularius isolate TG4126 chromosome 10, MPM_Emac_v1.0, whole genome shotgun sequence:
- the PDLIM3 gene encoding PDZ and LIM domain protein 3 isoform X2 encodes MPQNVVLPGPAPWGFRLAGGIDFNQPLIISRITPGSKASQANLCPGDIIIAIDGHSTENMTHNDAQESIKAASHQLCLKIERAETKIWSPQVTEEGSPHPFKVNLEAEPQEFKPIGAAHNRKAQPFVAAANLDDKRQVVSSSYNSPIGLYSSGNIQDALHGQLRGLIPNSPHYDPVPTSVPKSDVYKMLHDNPEGSSQPRQSGSFKILQDMVSEESDGRPTGTRSVRAPVTKPSTGAGSVPKVPLCDKCGNGIVGTVVKARDKYRHPECFVCSDCNLNLKQKGYFFVEGQLYCEAHARARMRPPEGYEAVTVYPKA; translated from the exons ATGCCTCAGAACGTTGTCCTCCCCGGACCCGCACCTTGGGGATTCAGGCTGGCAGGCGGAATAGATTTTAACCAGCCGTTAATCATATCCAGG ATTACTCCAGGAAGCAAAGCTTCGCAAGCCAATTTGTGCCCTGGTGACATCATAATAGCTATCGATGGCCATAGCACAGAGAACATGACTCACAACGATGCACAGGAGAGCATTAAAGCAGCATCACACCAGCTCTGTCTGAAAATTGAAAG GGCAGAAACAAAAATATGGTCTCCACAAGTAACTGAAGAGGGAAGCCCCCATCCATTCAAAGTAAACTTGGAAGCTGAGCCCCAG GAATTCAAGCCAATTGGGGCAGCTCACAACAGAAAGGCCCAGCCTTTTGTTGCAGCAGCAAACCTTGATGACAAAAGGCAGGTAGTGAGTTCTTCCTATAACTCCCCCATTGGGCTCTATTCTTCTGGAAATATACAAGATGCTCTTCATGGACAGCTGCGAGGCCTAATTCCTAACTCTCCTCACTA TGACCCAGTACCCACCTCAGTGCCTAAGTCTGATGTTTATAAGATGCTACATGATAACCCGGAAGGATCGAGTCAACCGCGTCAGTCTGGTTCCTTTAAGATTCTCCAGGATATGGTATCTGAAGAATCTG atggaCGGCCAACTGGTACCAGGAGTGTGAGAGCACCAGTAACAAAGCCTTCTACTGGTGCAGGAAGTGTGCCAAAGGTTCCCCTGTGTGACAAGTGTGGAAATGGAATTGT TGGCACAGTGGTAAAGGCACGTGATAAGTACAGGCACCCTGAATGTTTTGTGTGCTCAGACTGCAACCTCAACTTGAAGCAGAAAGGTTACTTCTTCGTGGAGGGGCAATTATACTGTGAAGCCCATGCACGGGCCCGCATGAGGCCACCAGAGGGATATGAAGCAGTCA
- the PDLIM3 gene encoding PDZ and LIM domain protein 3 isoform X1, with amino-acid sequence MPQNVVLPGPAPWGFRLAGGIDFNQPLIISRITPGSKASQANLCPGDIIIAIDGHSTENMTHNDAQESIKAASHQLCLKIERAETKIWSPQVTEEGSPHPFKVNLEAEPQDLGYFEHKHNIRPKPFIVSGQSSVCSTPSGIDGGSGRSTPSSVSTVSTICPTELKAAAKMAPNIPLEMELPGVRIVHAQFNTPMQMYSDDNIMETLQGQVSTALGEVPPISDPVPTSVPKSDVYKMLHDNPEGSSQPRQSGSFKILQDMVSEESDGRPTGTRSVRAPVTKPSTGAGSVPKVPLCDKCGNGIVGTVVKARDKYRHPECFVCSDCNLNLKQKGYFFVEGQLYCEAHARARMRPPEGYEAVTVYPKA; translated from the exons ATGCCTCAGAACGTTGTCCTCCCCGGACCCGCACCTTGGGGATTCAGGCTGGCAGGCGGAATAGATTTTAACCAGCCGTTAATCATATCCAGG ATTACTCCAGGAAGCAAAGCTTCGCAAGCCAATTTGTGCCCTGGTGACATCATAATAGCTATCGATGGCCATAGCACAGAGAACATGACTCACAACGATGCACAGGAGAGCATTAAAGCAGCATCACACCAGCTCTGTCTGAAAATTGAAAG GGCAGAAACAAAAATATGGTCTCCACAAGTAACTGAAGAGGGAAGCCCCCATCCATTCAAAGTAAACTTGGAAGCTGAGCCCCAG GACTTGGGCTACTTTGAACACAAGCATAATATTCGGCCCAAACCTTTCATAGTCTCAGGCCAGAGCAG TGTTTGCAGTACTCCTTCTGGTATTGACGGCGGCAGTGGACGTAGCACACCCTCTTCAGTTAGCACTGTTAGCACTATCTGCCCTACCGAGCTGAAAGCAGCCGCTAAGATGGCCCCCAACATTCCCTTAGAAATGGAACTTCCGGGTGTCAGGATTGTACATGCTCAGTTTAACACACCTATGCAGATGTATTCAGATGACAATATTATGGAAACTCTGCAGGGGCAGGTTTCTACAGCACTGGGGGAAGTACCCCCAATAAG TGACCCAGTACCCACCTCAGTGCCTAAGTCTGATGTTTATAAGATGCTACATGATAACCCGGAAGGATCGAGTCAACCGCGTCAGTCTGGTTCCTTTAAGATTCTCCAGGATATGGTATCTGAAGAATCTG atggaCGGCCAACTGGTACCAGGAGTGTGAGAGCACCAGTAACAAAGCCTTCTACTGGTGCAGGAAGTGTGCCAAAGGTTCCCCTGTGTGACAAGTGTGGAAATGGAATTGT TGGCACAGTGGTAAAGGCACGTGATAAGTACAGGCACCCTGAATGTTTTGTGTGCTCAGACTGCAACCTCAACTTGAAGCAGAAAGGTTACTTCTTCGTGGAGGGGCAATTATACTGTGAAGCCCATGCACGGGCCCGCATGAGGCCACCAGAGGGATATGAAGCAGTCA